A region from the Actinoplanes sp. OR16 genome encodes:
- a CDS encoding AfsR/SARP family transcriptional regulator, with amino-acid sequence MIRFGVLGPVIAEDAAGRPVPLKGPMHRAVLARLVVARRRVVPVHDLVDDLWVSPPDGAIAAVRTFVAALRRAIEPERPARAPATLLVTQASGYALSAAPGQVDAWRFEQAVTEASTADPEAALRLLSAALSWWRGPAYADFPDAAWPRADRSRLSELRLQAVERLAAARLSLNRPAEALPDLDEHVTAHPWREEGWRLLALALYRTGRQGDALAVLRRARALLAGRLGLEPSPALRTLETDILRQEPHLSLPAPPPSSPPVPAPTSLPSPLPPGLPWSSPPGLPSPSLLPPSQPASPTPSPPTPDISGMSTPARAVTGRGGRADGGADERADPAGEVWARASSAYDEVVKGGARVRLESAVGLLRNLAVTGPGGLEVAREQRAAAVAAAEQLGDPELTARVIGAYDVPAIWTRSDDPVQAAGIVAAAERALAMLAPARGHGQEPARARLLATIAVESRGDRGARVRECAAWAEAIARELDDPGLLAFALNGVFMQSCHRTGGSAYRDEIGAELVALARRHGMATTEVLGHLIRLQAACAVAAFDDADRHAAAADQLSRRHELPLAGVFTQWYGALRADLAEKDDLAEQKYRAAAATVENAGMPGLRDGLLPLALLGMRMRRGLPLVDEGDWGPYEPWVRPILEPDARPAPEPPADLLAEALWCLTAKAAIEAGDRAAMVRAEEALTPAAAEWAGAASGLLAFEPVADTLAALGAALRGT; translated from the coding sequence GTGATCCGATTCGGCGTTCTCGGGCCGGTGATCGCCGAGGACGCCGCCGGTCGCCCGGTGCCGCTCAAGGGCCCGATGCACCGTGCCGTCCTGGCGCGACTCGTGGTGGCGCGGCGCCGGGTCGTACCCGTGCACGATCTCGTCGATGACCTCTGGGTCTCGCCTCCGGACGGCGCGATCGCGGCGGTGCGCACCTTCGTGGCGGCGCTGCGCCGGGCCATCGAGCCTGAGCGCCCCGCGCGGGCGCCGGCTACGTTGCTGGTCACTCAAGCCTCGGGGTACGCCCTGAGCGCCGCTCCGGGCCAGGTCGACGCATGGCGATTCGAGCAGGCGGTGACCGAGGCGAGCACCGCGGATCCCGAGGCGGCGCTCCGGTTGCTCTCCGCCGCGCTGTCCTGGTGGCGCGGCCCGGCCTACGCCGACTTCCCGGACGCCGCCTGGCCCCGGGCCGACCGTTCCCGCCTGTCCGAACTCCGCCTGCAAGCCGTCGAACGCCTGGCCGCCGCCCGCCTGAGCCTGAACCGCCCCGCCGAAGCCCTCCCCGACCTCGACGAACACGTCACCGCCCACCCGTGGCGCGAGGAGGGCTGGCGTCTGCTGGCCCTGGCCCTCTACCGAACCGGCCGCCAGGGCGACGCCCTGGCCGTCCTCCGCCGGGCCCGCGCCCTCCTGGCCGGCCGGCTGGGCCTGGAGCCGAGCCCCGCCCTGCGAACCCTCGAGACCGACATCCTCCGCCAGGAACCCCACCTCTCCCTCCCGGCGCCGCCTCCCTCGTCTCCGCCCGTGCCTGCGCCCACGTCCCTGCCCTCGCCCCTGCCTCCCGGTTTGCCCTGGTCCTCGCCGCCGGGCCTGCCCTCGCCGTCGCTCCTGCCGCCTTCCCAGCCCGCGTCTCCCACGCCCTCACCTCCAACGCCGGATATTTCGGGAATGTCCACCCCGGCCCGCGCGGTGACCGGCCGGGGTGGCCGGGCTGATGGCGGCGCCGATGAGAGGGCTGATCCGGCGGGGGAGGTCTGGGCTCGGGCCTCGTCGGCTTATGACGAGGTGGTGAAGGGTGGTGCGCGCGTACGGCTGGAGTCCGCCGTCGGGTTGTTGCGGAACCTCGCGGTCACCGGGCCCGGCGGGCTCGAAGTGGCTCGGGAGCAGCGGGCCGCGGCGGTGGCGGCCGCCGAGCAGCTGGGTGACCCGGAACTGACGGCTCGGGTGATCGGGGCCTATGACGTCCCGGCGATCTGGACGCGTTCCGACGACCCGGTTCAGGCCGCCGGCATCGTGGCAGCGGCTGAGCGGGCGCTGGCCATGCTGGCGCCCGCCCGCGGGCACGGGCAGGAACCCGCGCGGGCACGGCTGCTGGCGACCATCGCCGTCGAGTCCCGGGGAGACCGCGGGGCGCGGGTCCGGGAGTGTGCGGCGTGGGCCGAGGCGATCGCCCGGGAACTGGACGATCCGGGGCTGCTGGCGTTCGCGCTGAACGGGGTGTTCATGCAGAGCTGCCATCGCACGGGCGGTTCCGCGTACCGGGATGAGATCGGCGCCGAACTGGTGGCTCTGGCGCGTCGGCACGGCATGGCCACCACCGAGGTGCTCGGTCATCTGATCCGGTTGCAGGCCGCGTGCGCGGTGGCGGCCTTCGACGACGCGGACCGGCACGCCGCTGCCGCCGACCAGCTGTCCCGGCGTCATGAGCTGCCACTGGCCGGGGTGTTCACCCAGTGGTACGGGGCGTTGCGCGCCGACCTGGCCGAGAAGGACGACCTCGCCGAGCAGAAGTATCGCGCCGCGGCGGCGACAGTGGAGAACGCCGGGATGCCGGGTCTGCGGGACGGTCTGCTGCCGCTGGCTCTGCTCGGGATGCGGATGCGGCGAGGGCTTCCGCTGGTGGACGAGGGCGACTGGGGTCCCTATGAGCCGTGGGTGCGGCCGATCCTGGAGCCTGATGCGCGGCCTGCCCCGGAGCCGCCGGCCGATCTCCTCGCGGAAGCGCTGTGGTGCCTGACGGCGAAGGCGGCCATCGAGGCGGGGGACAGGGCGGCGATGGTACGAGCCGAGGAGGCCCTCACTCCGGCAGCGGCCGAGTGGGCCGGCGCCGCGAGTGGCCTGCTCGCCTTCGAACCGGTCGCCGATACGCTGGCCGCCCTCGGCGCCGCCCTCCGAGGCACATGA